From one Lysinibacillus sp. G4S2 genomic stretch:
- the msrA gene encoding peptide-methionine (S)-S-oxide reductase MsrA: MAKQYATFAGGCFWCMVKPFDETPGIESVISGYTGGHVVNPTYEQVCSETTGHVEAVQITFDDEYYSYEQLLATFWTLIDPTDAGGQFYDRGESYTTAIYYHNEEQRELAERSKADLEESGKFDKPIAVKILPASTFYSAEDYHQYYYKKNPMHYERYAVGSGRKAFQEQHWGLKNE; this comes from the coding sequence GTGGCAAAGCAGTATGCAACATTTGCAGGTGGATGTTTTTGGTGTATGGTCAAGCCCTTCGACGAAACACCTGGTATTGAATCGGTGATTTCAGGCTATACAGGTGGACATGTTGTCAATCCAACATATGAACAAGTATGCTCTGAAACGACAGGGCATGTTGAAGCGGTTCAAATTACGTTTGATGATGAGTACTATTCTTATGAGCAATTACTTGCGACATTTTGGACATTAATTGATCCAACTGATGCGGGTGGACAATTTTATGATCGTGGGGAGTCCTACACAACTGCGATTTATTATCACAATGAAGAGCAACGTGAATTAGCAGAACGTTCTAAAGCAGATTTAGAGGAATCAGGTAAGTTCGATAAGCCTATTGCAGTAAAAATTTTACCAGCAAGTACGTTTTATTCAGCTGAAGATTATCATCAATATTATTATAAGAAAAATCCAATGCACTACGAGCGCTATGCTGTCGGTTCTGGTCGCAAGGCGTTTCAGGAGCAACACTGGGGGCTAAAAAATGAATAA
- a CDS encoding DUF3841 domain-containing protein, producing the protein MIVYTVQPEYLYKKMREQGYLEGDKKFAMFPEAYEWMVGQMKKRIASCNIENFPVWLWQRRPSGNEKALATKGERWVILKLDVPEDNILWSSFDEWHSILNNSPITYDEKEWDYFQERGFQKEEVINTWERLFDHEWLASRPIDWAGDYKKNWFQGVTPRITMDQVKKVSRFIGKG; encoded by the coding sequence TTGATTGTATACACTGTTCAACCTGAATATCTTTATAAAAAAATGCGAGAGCAAGGATACTTAGAAGGAGACAAGAAATTTGCTATGTTTCCCGAAGCCTACGAATGGATGGTAGGTCAAATGAAAAAGCGCATAGCTAGTTGTAACATAGAAAATTTTCCCGTGTGGTTATGGCAAAGAAGACCAAGCGGAAATGAAAAAGCGCTTGCAACAAAAGGTGAAAGATGGGTTATTTTAAAATTAGATGTTCCTGAAGATAATATTTTATGGTCATCATTTGATGAATGGCATAGCATTTTAAATAATAGTCCAATAACTTATGATGAAAAAGAATGGGATTATTTCCAAGAGAGAGGATTCCAAAAAGAAGAAGTAATAAATACTTGGGAACGGCTATTTGACCATGAATGGTTAGCTAGTAGACCAATTGATTGGGCTGGAGATTATAAGAAGAATTGGTTTCAAGGTGTTACGCCTAGAATTACTATGGATCAAGTTAAGAAAGTTTCAAGATTTATCGGTAAAGGATAA
- a CDS encoding DegV family protein, producing the protein MGRIHIVTDSTCDLTKEEVAKHGIHIVPLTIQIDGKTYTDGVDIEPQSFLSSMQNTENLPKSSQPAPGKFKELYDELGKNGDQILSIHMTGGMSGTVESARQAAQMTDADVTVIDSRFIAFGLAFQLREAIQMRDAGATVEEIMERLDKVRENTYLYVVVDTLDNLIKGGRIGKGKGLIGSLLNIKVIANLEGGAYNPVTKVRSHKQVVNYLFKQFQADTAGKTVKSVGISHADGMVTMGGPLKELVEGTGFNDVGVAFTSPIISTHTGPGAIGFMYFAE; encoded by the coding sequence GTGGGACGAATTCATATAGTAACAGACTCAACTTGTGATTTAACAAAAGAGGAAGTAGCGAAGCATGGTATACATATTGTGCCTTTAACGATTCAAATTGATGGAAAAACATATACAGATGGTGTTGATATAGAGCCACAATCTTTTTTAAGCTCCATGCAGAATACCGAAAATTTGCCTAAAAGCTCGCAACCTGCACCGGGGAAATTTAAAGAATTATATGATGAGCTAGGTAAAAATGGAGATCAAATTTTGTCAATTCATATGACTGGTGGCATGAGTGGAACAGTTGAATCAGCTCGTCAAGCAGCGCAAATGACGGATGCAGATGTAACTGTTATTGATTCACGTTTTATCGCCTTTGGTCTAGCGTTTCAATTACGAGAGGCAATTCAAATGCGTGATGCAGGTGCTACTGTCGAGGAGATTATGGAACGTCTGGACAAGGTGCGAGAAAATACGTATTTGTATGTTGTTGTCGACACACTTGATAATTTAATTAAAGGCGGACGTATTGGGAAAGGTAAAGGTCTAATCGGTTCTTTACTGAATATCAAAGTCATTGCAAACTTAGAAGGTGGCGCATACAATCCCGTAACCAAAGTACGTAGCCATAAACAGGTTGTGAACTACCTATTTAAACAATTCCAAGCAGATACTGCCGGAAAAACAGTAAAGTCAGTTGGGATTTCTCACGCCGATGGAATGGTAACGATGGGGGGACCCTTAAAAGAATTGGTCGAGGGAACAGGTTTTAATGACGTAGGAGTTGCCTTTACTTCACCAATCATTTCGACACATACTGGTCCAGGTGCAATTGGATTTATGTATTTTGCAGAATAA
- a CDS encoding SUMF1/EgtB/PvdO family nonheme iron enzyme, whose protein sequence is MKTNLNHYLKELMVYIPEGEIHLRDYRNEQKWISSNYKFGMPGIRKNLKEVIWNVEIKPFYLAKYTVTEELYSIITGKKFLTTIQDHKPIVNVSWIDAVNFCNSLSDALGYDRFYDCDKKSKSVVCNPSSNGFRLPTDSEWQYACKAKSTGYRYGNIDEIAWYKDNSNEHVHQVGEKIPNEWGLYDMIGNVWEWCWDLYDEEIFGNYRIIRGGSWAEEERGCGATCRRKSMPDFFIDDIGFRIARSII, encoded by the coding sequence ATGAAAACTAACTTAAATCATTACTTAAAAGAATTAATGGTGTATATTCCAGAAGGAGAAATCCACCTACGAGATTATCGAAACGAGCAAAAATGGATTAGTTCAAACTATAAATTTGGAATGCCGGGTATAAGAAAAAATTTAAAAGAAGTTATTTGGAATGTTGAGATAAAGCCATTTTATCTTGCCAAATATACTGTAACTGAAGAACTTTATTCGATTATTACGGGGAAGAAATTTTTAACAACAATACAGGATCATAAACCAATTGTTAATGTTTCATGGATAGATGCAGTAAATTTTTGTAATTCATTGTCTGACGCTCTAGGCTATGATAGGTTTTATGATTGTGATAAGAAAAGTAAATCAGTTGTATGCAATCCTAGTTCTAATGGTTTTCGATTACCAACAGATTCTGAATGGCAATATGCATGTAAAGCAAAATCAACAGGATATCGGTATGGTAATATTGATGAAATTGCTTGGTATAAAGATAATTCTAATGAACATGTACACCAAGTTGGTGAAAAAATACCTAATGAATGGGGCTTGTACGACATGATAGGAAATGTTTGGGAGTGGTGCTGGGACTTATACGATGAAGAGATATTTGGTAATTACCGAATAATTCGAGGAGGAAGTTGGGCTGAAGAAGAACGTGGATGTGGAGCTACTTGTCGACGTAAGAGTATGCCTGATTTCTTTATTGATGATATCGGATTTAGAATTGCACGATCAATCATTTAA
- a CDS encoding YpmS family protein → MNKWKFAFFALAGTVLFAILLVVYLATRPVNVANLAESSEGESEVKGNILVVQTTTKELESISKKYLKDASKGSPLPLDFTIDDDIQLTSKLTVFNTDIDISMNFDPVVDKKGNIILKQTGMNVGLLNIPPETAMKIMRDSVEFPSWITINPNKAEIYIDLSRINIDSGTRVRAKELDLSKDQILLEIIVPGE, encoded by the coding sequence ATGAATAAATGGAAATTCGCATTTTTTGCCTTGGCGGGCACAGTGCTTTTTGCAATCCTCCTCGTCGTTTATTTAGCAACTAGACCAGTAAATGTAGCAAATTTAGCGGAGAGTTCAGAAGGTGAAAGTGAAGTAAAAGGAAATATTCTCGTTGTCCAAACAACAACGAAGGAATTGGAATCTATATCGAAAAAGTATTTAAAGGATGCTTCTAAAGGATCACCATTACCGTTGGACTTTACCATTGATGATGATATTCAATTAACAAGTAAATTAACGGTGTTCAATACAGACATCGATATTTCTATGAACTTCGATCCTGTTGTCGATAAGAAAGGTAATATTATTTTAAAACAGACAGGAATGAATGTTGGGCTTTTAAATATTCCGCCAGAGACAGCCATGAAAATAATGCGAGACTCGGTGGAATTCCCTTCATGGATTACAATCAATCCAAATAAAGCGGAAATATATATTGACTTATCACGTATTAACATTGATTCAGGAACTCGTGTCCGGGCAAAGGAATTAGACTTATCGAAAGATCAAATTTTACTGGAGATTATCGTTCCTGGTGAATAA
- a CDS encoding YozE family protein produces MKKSFYLYVLTFRGGDWSDPKVRFAEEVFNEHNFPKQSTDFDELSTYIESFATDNLTTEMFDELWSLYVEQG; encoded by the coding sequence ATGAAAAAGAGCTTTTATTTGTATGTACTAACTTTCAGAGGAGGGGATTGGTCAGATCCGAAGGTACGATTTGCGGAGGAAGTGTTCAACGAGCATAATTTTCCGAAGCAAAGTACAGACTTTGATGAGCTATCTACTTATATTGAATCGTTCGCCACTGACAATTTAACAACAGAAATGTTTGATGAATTATGGTCTTTATATGTAGAGCAAGGATGA
- a CDS encoding methyl-accepting chemotaxis protein, which yields MKNSHKSSNSVQKRLFLFKNSFSKMKGNDLEDSRHNLPLTKEKRQRFYHLIRGKVLIIFSLLIIINGTMGIMSYANIQNLQKQMKNFTEKNVQEQLTVNQLAYEIALLTNLEQAYLISGNGSYATSYNMKIDSIDKKITALEKQFTDRKLELGHIQAIDQYYKNYLEYSTKVMTMRNELGLEQARKLMMGGTGESMKQHIDKNIESINSVMDDANKTKLDKLNKQVTLSITSFFFISLIGFIAIIIFGYMLFKSLKNNTQAINHSILDIAQAGGDLTRRVNVRNHDEFSTIAASTNILIVSISNLIKRVSGLADHVSSSSQELMSLADENARTIQNIADTTTDIASDSENTISSMTSAQQKMSDLEHSVHKLNEQAKAVQHASLSMRQAADEGSRSVQQSSLVMQSIEETMASTTTTVEALGRKSADITSIIGTITAISEQTNLLALNAAIEAARAGEHGQGFAVVADEVRKLAKQSQSAAKEVTSIVTSIQEEVTSIISQNYEGVTSVIRGVEVTNETNQSLANILTHTNETTTIIAAMVEEITITLDYSNAVANDFVHVNAYAEQSAANTFTSVATATQGTASMQEINAAAIELAQQADSLRNLVSEFKV from the coding sequence ATGAAAAACTCTCATAAATCCAGCAATTCCGTACAAAAACGCCTGTTTCTCTTTAAAAATAGCTTTTCAAAAATGAAAGGAAATGATTTAGAGGATAGTAGGCATAATCTCCCTCTCACTAAAGAAAAACGACAACGTTTTTACCATTTAATTCGAGGCAAAGTGCTTATTATATTTTCTCTCCTTATCATCATTAATGGCACGATGGGCATAATGTCGTATGCCAATATACAGAATTTACAAAAACAAATGAAGAATTTCACTGAGAAAAACGTCCAAGAACAACTAACTGTCAACCAACTTGCGTATGAAATTGCGCTACTTACCAATTTAGAACAGGCCTATTTAATTAGTGGGAATGGGAGTTATGCTACTTCTTACAATATGAAAATTGATTCCATAGATAAAAAAATTACTGCCCTAGAAAAGCAGTTTACAGACAGAAAGCTAGAGCTAGGTCATATACAGGCAATCGATCAATATTATAAAAATTATCTTGAATACTCTACTAAGGTCATGACAATGCGTAATGAACTCGGTCTTGAGCAAGCTCGCAAACTTATGATGGGCGGTACTGGAGAATCGATGAAGCAGCATATCGATAAAAATATTGAGTCTATTAATTCGGTTATGGATGATGCAAATAAAACAAAATTAGATAAGCTTAACAAGCAGGTTACACTATCTATTACTTCTTTCTTCTTCATTTCACTAATAGGATTTATCGCAATCATTATTTTTGGTTATATGTTATTTAAATCATTAAAAAACAATACACAAGCTATTAACCATTCCATTCTCGATATTGCACAGGCTGGCGGAGACCTGACACGACGCGTTAACGTTCGTAATCATGATGAATTCTCAACTATTGCCGCTTCAACCAATATACTAATTGTATCAATCTCTAATTTGATTAAACGTGTCAGCGGACTGGCGGACCATGTATCAAGCAGTAGTCAGGAATTAATGTCATTAGCAGATGAAAATGCCCGTACTATACAGAATATTGCAGATACCACTACTGACATCGCTAGTGATAGTGAGAATACGATTTCTAGTATGACTAGCGCTCAACAAAAAATGAGTGATCTTGAGCATTCTGTGCACAAGTTAAATGAGCAAGCAAAAGCTGTACAACATGCATCTTTGTCAATGCGACAAGCAGCTGATGAAGGTAGTCGCTCTGTTCAACAATCTTCGTTAGTGATGCAATCTATTGAAGAAACGATGGCCTCCACTACTACCACAGTAGAAGCACTTGGTAGAAAATCTGCCGACATTACATCCATTATCGGCACGATTACAGCGATTTCTGAACAAACAAATTTACTTGCCTTAAATGCTGCAATTGAGGCAGCACGCGCTGGTGAGCACGGACAAGGCTTTGCTGTTGTAGCTGATGAAGTTCGAAAGCTAGCAAAGCAATCTCAAAGTGCCGCAAAAGAAGTCACATCCATTGTAACGTCAATTCAAGAGGAAGTGACATCTATCATCTCTCAAAACTATGAAGGTGTCACGTCCGTTATTCGTGGCGTTGAAGTAACGAATGAAACAAATCAATCTTTAGCCAATATTTTAACGCATACTAATGAAACGACGACAATTATCGCTGCTATGGTAGAGGAAATTACAATAACTCTTGATTATAGCAACGCTGTAGCGAATGATTTTGTCCATGTGAATGCCTACGCTGAACAATCAGCGGCCAACACATTCACTTCTGTAGCTACGGCAACCCAAGGAACTGCATCCATGCAGGAAATTAATGCCGCGGCCATAGAGCTTGCTCAACAAGCAGATAGTCTGCGGAATCTTGTTAGTGAATTTAAAGTTTAA
- a CDS encoding GNAT family N-acetyltransferase, whose product MTIVFKEEKYIHKNDLKALYEDVEWYAYTKDLDQLQQALLNSIFVLSAWENDQLIGLTRVVGDGLTILYIQDILVLNSHQNRGIATNMMNHVLEKYKDVRQKVLLTEEAPDVRHFYEKNGFDSCDKGTLVAFAKMKF is encoded by the coding sequence ATGACAATTGTATTTAAAGAAGAAAAGTATATTCATAAAAACGATTTAAAAGCTCTTTATGAAGATGTAGAATGGTATGCATATACAAAAGATTTAGATCAATTACAGCAAGCATTGCTAAATTCAATATTTGTCTTATCTGCATGGGAAAATGATCAATTAATTGGTTTAACAAGAGTTGTAGGTGATGGTCTCACAATCCTTTATATACAGGATATTTTAGTATTGAATAGCCATCAAAATCGAGGCATTGCAACTAATATGATGAATCATGTTTTAGAAAAATATAAAGATGTTCGCCAAAAAGTTCTTTTAACAGAAGAAGCTCCTGATGTTCGTCATTTTTATGAAAAGAATGGTTTTGATTCTTGCGACAAAGGAACACTAGTAGCTTTTGCAAAAATGAAGTTTTAG
- the gdh gene encoding glucose 1-dehydrogenase — MYSDLEGKVVVITGAATGLGKAMGMRFGAEKAKVVINYLSNEAEVNSVVEEVKKAGGEAIAVQGDVTVEADVINLIQTAVKEFGTLDVMINNAGIENQVPSHEMPLSDWNKVINTNLTGAFLGSREAIKYYVENDIKGTVINMSSVHEKIPWPLFVHYAASKGGIKLMTETLALEYAPKGIRVNNIGPGAINTPINAEKFADPKKRADVESMIPMGYIGKPEEIAAVAVWLASSQASYVTGITLFADGGMTLYPSFQAGRG, encoded by the coding sequence ATGTATTCAGATTTAGAAGGGAAAGTTGTTGTTATTACAGGTGCTGCAACGGGACTAGGAAAAGCAATGGGAATGCGCTTCGGAGCAGAAAAAGCGAAAGTTGTCATTAATTATCTCTCAAATGAAGCTGAGGTAAATTCTGTTGTTGAAGAAGTTAAAAAAGCAGGCGGGGAAGCCATTGCTGTACAAGGTGATGTTACAGTTGAAGCGGATGTCATAAATCTTATTCAGACAGCAGTGAAAGAGTTTGGCACACTTGATGTGATGATTAATAATGCAGGTATTGAAAATCAAGTACCTTCACATGAAATGCCGTTAAGTGATTGGAATAAAGTAATAAATACAAACTTAACTGGTGCGTTTTTAGGAAGTCGAGAAGCCATTAAATATTACGTCGAGAATGATATTAAAGGGACAGTTATCAATATGTCTAGTGTTCACGAGAAAATTCCTTGGCCGTTGTTTGTGCATTATGCGGCTAGTAAAGGGGGCATTAAGTTAATGACAGAGACATTAGCGCTAGAATATGCCCCAAAAGGAATTCGTGTTAATAATATCGGTCCTGGAGCGATCAATACACCTATCAATGCTGAAAAATTTGCAGATCCAAAAAAACGTGCAGATGTGGAAAGTATGATTCCCATGGGGTACATTGGAAAACCAGAAGAAATTGCCGCAGTCGCAGTGTGGCTTGCTTCATCACAAGCTAGTTATGTAACGGGGATTACTCTATTTGCAGATGGTGGAATGACTTTATATCCTTCCTTCCAAGCTGGCCGTGGATAA
- the msrB gene encoding peptide-methionine (R)-S-oxide reductase MsrB codes for MNKAQRLKELTDMQYYVTQENGTEQPFRNEFDKHFEEGIYVDIVSGKPLFSSFDKFDSGCGWPAFAKPIEKEEVTEHFDTSHGMRRVEVRSKEADSHLGHVFPDGPNELGGLRYCINSAALRFVPKEDLEKEGYTEYLSLFK; via the coding sequence ATGAATAAGGCACAACGATTAAAAGAACTAACGGACATGCAGTATTATGTGACACAGGAAAATGGCACAGAGCAACCGTTCCGTAATGAATTTGATAAACACTTTGAAGAAGGTATTTATGTAGATATCGTTTCAGGCAAGCCATTGTTTAGTTCCTTTGATAAATTCGATTCAGGTTGTGGTTGGCCAGCGTTTGCAAAGCCAATTGAAAAGGAAGAAGTCACAGAGCATTTCGATACATCACATGGTATGCGTCGCGTAGAGGTTCGCAGTAAAGAAGCTGACTCTCATTTAGGACATGTTTTCCCTGATGGACCGAATGAACTTGGAGGCCTACGCTATTGTATTAACTCCGCTGCTCTCCGCTTTGTTCCGAAAGAGGATTTAGAAAAAGAAGGCTATACAGAATATCTTTCATTATTTAAATAA
- a CDS encoding GDSL-type esterase/lipase family protein — MNIWRILVLSCLTVLVLSSCAISIDEPNPQAEPGGEQAGTEQDKRQDEQQTENEEKTSRNVFTQIFEHFFEPTPEDLRQIDDESAKQLNYLALGDSLTAGVGDEYNQDGFVGRLTDSLTAWPSISDVEVDNRGKRGRRSDQLLKLVEKGHYDEELQEAQLISITMGGNDVMKIVRKDLLNLKRDAFDKELLAFKERYSKIISGIREKNPTVPLILIGFYNPFSIVTNEANEFETIIKEWNKVIEDIANEDVNACYVSVEDLFDSNKELVYHTDFFHPNAKGYEKMTERILEAMEKCSMEQKINKEIGFEE; from the coding sequence ATGAACATTTGGCGAATACTCGTTTTGTCATGTTTGACCGTCTTAGTACTTAGTAGTTGTGCAATATCAATAGATGAACCGAATCCGCAAGCTGAACCGGGAGGGGAGCAAGCAGGGACGGAGCAAGATAAGAGACAGGATGAGCAACAAACAGAAAATGAGGAAAAAACCTCAAGGAATGTATTTACGCAGATTTTTGAACATTTTTTTGAGCCAACTCCTGAGGATTTACGGCAAATTGATGATGAAAGCGCAAAACAACTAAATTATTTGGCACTCGGCGATTCTTTAACAGCCGGTGTCGGTGATGAGTATAATCAAGACGGTTTTGTAGGTAGATTAACAGATTCATTAACAGCTTGGCCCTCGATCTCTGACGTTGAGGTCGATAATCGAGGGAAAAGAGGAAGACGTAGTGATCAGCTATTAAAATTAGTGGAAAAAGGGCATTATGATGAAGAGTTGCAAGAAGCACAACTCATTTCAATTACAATGGGTGGAAATGATGTTATGAAGATAGTCAGAAAGGATCTGTTGAATTTAAAACGAGATGCTTTTGATAAAGAATTGCTGGCGTTTAAGGAACGCTATAGTAAAATCATTTCCGGTATTCGAGAAAAAAATCCAACAGTGCCCTTAATTCTTATCGGTTTTTATAACCCATTCTCGATCGTGACAAATGAAGCCAATGAATTTGAAACGATTATTAAGGAGTGGAATAAGGTCATTGAAGACATAGCGAATGAAGATGTGAATGCTTGTTATGTATCAGTGGAGGACTTGTTTGATTCGAATAAAGAGCTCGTTTATCATACGGATTTCTTCCACCCAAATGCAAAAGGATATGAAAAAATGACAGAGAGAATTTTAGAAGCAATGGAGAAATGTAGTATGGAACAAAAGATTAACAAGGAAATAGGCTTCGAGGAGTGA
- a CDS encoding DUF2935 domain-containing protein — translation MRGDESFLHADTGVTSELFVERSLNEIRFWSRIMKEHSLFLKLGFRAEDTQLIQEANQFYKLFEQIEQTAHVFTTQTDPEQIRRFNTEVQQAATSIYMFKRKVLGLILTCKMPGANNFPLLVDHVSREANYFRKRLLELNEGKLNALPDAIIKENVFFLRIMADHAKFIGHLLDPSERKLVDIARNFSNDFDQLLFQAKDLESMRPQSQTVPLLDQFLDQNRVSVSSLRDFKKTARDLIEQCKIKSIIHPLLADHVFREADRFLEIIDMFDAHLTSSTPKSGNSN, via the coding sequence ATGAGAGGAGATGAATCCTTTTTACATGCTGATACAGGTGTTACTTCTGAATTATTTGTTGAGCGATCGTTAAATGAAATTCGTTTTTGGTCTAGAATTATGAAAGAGCATTCACTTTTTCTAAAATTAGGATTTAGAGCAGAAGATACTCAACTAATTCAAGAAGCTAATCAATTTTATAAATTATTTGAACAAATTGAGCAAACTGCACATGTATTTACCACTCAAACTGATCCTGAGCAAATTAGAAGATTTAACACAGAAGTCCAACAAGCTGCAACTAGCATTTATATGTTTAAACGAAAAGTGCTAGGTCTAATTTTGACTTGTAAAATGCCAGGAGCAAATAATTTTCCGCTACTAGTTGATCATGTAAGTAGGGAAGCTAATTATTTTAGAAAGCGATTACTCGAATTAAATGAAGGCAAATTGAACGCACTGCCAGACGCTATTATTAAAGAAAATGTATTTTTCTTAAGGATTATGGCCGACCATGCAAAATTTATCGGTCATTTGCTGGATCCATCTGAAAGAAAATTAGTTGATATAGCTCGGAATTTTAGTAATGATTTTGATCAATTATTGTTTCAAGCTAAAGATTTAGAATCTATGAGACCACAATCTCAAACAGTTCCTCTATTGGATCAATTTCTGGATCAAAATCGTGTATCAGTCTCATCTCTTAGAGACTTTAAGAAAACAGCACGTGATTTAATTGAACAATGTAAAATAAAAAGTATTATTCATCCACTATTAGCAGACCATGTTTTTAGAGAAGCTGATAGGTTCCTTGAAATAATAGATATGTTTGATGCTCATCTTACTAGCAGTACCCCAAAATCCGGTAATAGTAATTAA
- a CDS encoding RhaT/GlcU family sugar-proton symporter: MDIILAILPALFWGSIVLFNVKLGGGPYSQVLGTTFGALIFSIGVYFVVKPVLTPVVIGVGIVSGLFWALGQVNQLKSIDLIGVSKTMPISTGLQLVSTTLFGVIVFHEWSTTMSIILGVLALISIIIGIVLTSLPNPEEKKQEHGGNFKKGILILLVSTFGYLVYVVVIRLFNVSGWSALFPQAIGMVIGGILLTFKHKPFNKYAIRNIIPGLIWAAGNMFLFISQPRVGVATSFSLSQMGIVISTLGGIFILGEKKTKKQFIAIMIGIVFIVAAGIMLGIAKG; encoded by the coding sequence ATGGATATCATCCTAGCGATATTACCAGCTCTCTTTTGGGGAAGTATTGTGCTCTTTAATGTTAAGCTTGGTGGTGGTCCTTATAGCCAAGTACTTGGGACAACATTTGGTGCACTTATTTTCTCCATAGGTGTTTATTTTGTTGTAAAGCCTGTATTAACTCCTGTAGTGATTGGAGTCGGAATTGTATCGGGCTTATTTTGGGCATTAGGGCAAGTCAATCAATTGAAAAGTATTGATTTAATAGGAGTTTCCAAGACGATGCCCATTTCGACAGGGCTACAGTTGGTATCAACAACTTTATTTGGAGTTATTGTGTTTCATGAATGGTCGACAACAATGTCGATTATATTAGGTGTTCTTGCACTTATTAGTATCATTATTGGGATCGTGCTTACATCGCTTCCAAATCCAGAAGAGAAAAAACAAGAACATGGAGGTAATTTTAAAAAAGGAATTTTAATTTTACTTGTTTCAACTTTTGGTTACTTAGTATATGTAGTGGTAATTCGCTTATTTAATGTAAGTGGGTGGTCTGCTTTATTTCCGCAAGCAATCGGAATGGTTATAGGTGGGATTTTGTTAACATTTAAACATAAACCATTTAATAAGTATGCGATTCGCAATATTATCCCTGGTTTAATTTGGGCTGCTGGAAATATGTTCTTATTTATATCTCAGCCACGTGTTGGAGTCGCAACAAGTTTTTCTCTTTCTCAAATGGGAATCGTCATCTCAACTTTAGGTGGGATTTTTATTTTAGGTGAGAAAAAAACAAAAAAGCAATTTATAGCGATTATGATCGGAATTGTATTTATAGTTGCAGCTGGAATTATGTTGGGGATAGCGAAAGGATAA
- a CDS encoding YjcZ family sporulation protein: MGYCGNMGNYNNSCYYGGYCYGGGNNSSTFVLIVVLFILLIIVGATFMY, encoded by the coding sequence ATGGGATACTGCGGAAATATGGGCAATTACAACAACAGTTGTTACTACGGGGGTTATTGCTATGGAGGTGGCAATAACAGTTCAACATTTGTTCTAATTGTTGTTCTATTTATACTATTAATTATTGTCGGCGCTACTTTCATGTATTAA
- the deoD gene encoding purine-nucleoside phosphorylase codes for MSIHINAKKGEIADTILLPGDPLRAKYIAETFLEDVTCYNEVRNMFGYTGTYKGKRISVQGTGMGVPSISIYATELMQEYDVQKLIRVGTCGAIQKDVKVRDVILAQAATSDTRMNQIIWGGAIDFAPISDFDLLLKAYNAGKDAGLNLQVGNIFTADLFYSDEHQNEKLAQYGVLAVEMESAALYTLAAKYGRKALSILTVSDHILTGEVTTSEERQTTFNDMIVVALEAAIQE; via the coding sequence ATGAGTATTCATATTAATGCAAAAAAAGGCGAAATCGCTGACACAATTTTACTTCCAGGAGATCCATTACGTGCAAAATACATTGCTGAAACGTTTTTAGAAGATGTTACTTGCTATAACGAAGTTCGTAATATGTTTGGATATACAGGTACGTATAAAGGTAAACGTATTTCTGTACAAGGTACTGGTATGGGTGTGCCTTCAATTTCGATTTACGCTACAGAATTAATGCAAGAATATGATGTTCAAAAATTAATCCGCGTAGGTACTTGTGGTGCAATTCAAAAAGATGTAAAAGTTCGTGACGTTATTTTAGCGCAAGCAGCAACATCTGATACACGTATGAACCAAATCATTTGGGGCGGCGCTATCGACTTCGCACCAATCTCTGACTTTGATTTATTATTAAAAGCGTACAATGCAGGTAAAGATGCTGGTTTAAACTTACAAGTAGGTAATATCTTCACAGCAGATTTGTTCTATTCTGATGAGCACCAAAACGAAAAATTAGCTCAATACGGTGTACTTGCTGTAGAAATGGAATCAGCAGCACTTTACACATTAGCTGCAAAATACGGCCGTAAAGCACTTTCTATCCTAACAGTAAGTGACCACATTCTAACTGGTGAAGTAACAACATCAGAAGAGCGCCAAACAACGTTCAACGACATGATCGTTGTTGCTTTAGAGGCAGCTATTCAAGAATAA